The Microtus ochrogaster isolate Prairie Vole_2 unplaced genomic scaffold, MicOch1.0 UNK27, whole genome shotgun sequence genome contains a region encoding:
- the Chst12 gene encoding carbohydrate sulfotransferase 12, with the protein MTKPRLFRLWLVLGSALMILLIIVYWDNVGTAHFYLHTSLSRPHILESLPTPGLGGENVFTSDVDEFLDTLLSSDAKQKDHSRRKTEQPPVLTPSKPVLDHMEENVRGYDWSTHDAQQNPDRDRQQAERRSLLRDFCANASLAFPTKDRSFDDIPNYELNHLIVDDRHGVIYCYVPKVACTNWKRVMIVLSESLLDRGSPYRDPLDIPREHVHNTSTHLTFNKFWRRYGKFSRHLMKVKLKKYTKFLFVRDPFVRLISAFRSKFELENEEFYRKFAVPMLRLYANHTSLPASVSEAFSAGLKVSFANFIQYLLDPHTEKLAPFNEHWRQVYRLCHPCQIDYDFVGKLETLDEDAAQLLRSLKVDSQLHFPPSYRNRTASSWEEGWFANIPLAWRQQLYKLYEADFVLFGYPKPENLLRD; encoded by the coding sequence ATGACCAAGCCTCGGCTCTTCCGGCTATGGCTGGTACTGGGGTCGGCCCTCATGATTCTTTTAATCATTGTTTATTGGGACAACGTGGGCACCGCCCACTTCTATCTGCATACATCCCTATCCAGACCACACATCTTGGAGTCCCTGCCCACCCCAGGACTGGGTGGTGAGAATGTGTTCACTTCCGATGTGGACGAGTTTTTGGACACACTACTTAGTTCCGATGCAAAGCAGAAGGATCATTCCAGAAGAAAAACTGAGCAGCCCCCGGTGCTCACCCCCAGCAAGCCGGTCCTGGACCACATGGAGGAGAATGTGAGAGGCTATGACTGGTCCACCCATGATGCCCAACAGAACCCAGACCGGGACCGGCAGCAGGCTGAGAGGAGGAGCCTGCTAAGAGATTTCTGTGCCAACGCCAGCCTGGCATTCCCCACCAAGGACCGCTCTTTTGATGACATCCCCAACTATGAACTGAACCACCTGATCGTGGACGATCGTCACGGGGTCATCTATTGCTACGTGCCCAAGGTAGCCTGTACCAACTGGAAGCGGGTGATGATCGTGTTGAGTGAGAGCCTGCTGGACCGGGGCAGCCCCTACCGAGACCCCCTGGACATCCCCCGGGAGCACGTGCACAACACCAGCACACACCTGACTTTCAACAAATTCTGGCGCCGCTATGGGAAGTTCTCGCGACACCTCATGAAAGTCAAGCTGAAGAAGTACACCAAGTTCCTGTTTGTGCGCGACCCCTTCGTGCGCCTCATCTCAGCTTTCCGCAGCAAGTTCGAGCTGGAGAACGAGGAATTCTACCGCAAGTTCGCGGTGCCCATGCTCCGGCTGTATGCCAACCACACCAGCCTGCCCGCCTCGGTGAGCGAGGCCTTCAGCGCCGGTCTCAAGGTCTCCTTCGCTAACTTCATCCAGTACCTGCTGGACCCCCACACCGAGAAGCTGGCTCCCTTCAACGAGCACTGGCGACAGGTGTACCGCCTTTGCCACCCGTGCCAGATAGACTATGACTTCGTAGGGAAGCTGGAGACCCTGGATGAGGATGCTGCCCAACTCCTGAGGTCCCTCAAAGTGGACTCCCAGCTCCACTTCCCCCCGAGTTACCGGAACAGGACAGCCAGCAGCTGGGAGGAGGGCTGGTTTGCCAACATCCCCCTGgcctggaggcagcagctctATAAACTCTACGAAGCTGACTTTGTTCTCTTTGGCTATCCCAAGCCAGAAAATCTGCTCAGAGACTGA